The sequence GCGCCGGAGGCAACGGTCTTTTCGAAGGGGTAGAGGTTGACCGCCACCAGGTCGATGGCGCCGATCTCGTGCTCGGACATGGAGGCGGCGTGGTCGGCCTTGTCGCGCACGGCAAGCAGCCCACCATGGACCTTGGGATGGAGGGTCTTGACCCGGCCATCCATCATTTCGGGGAAGCCGGTGAGGTCGGCGATCTCGCGGACGGGAAGGCCGGCATCCTTGATCAGCTTATGCGTGCCGCCGGTCGACACGAGCTCGACACCCGCGGCCGACAATCCCCTGGCAAATTCGGCCATGCCTGTTTTGTCGAATACCGAAAGCAGCGCCCGCCCGACCTTGACCGTCTTGCCCATGAGGATTTTTTCGCCTGTGATGTGATTTCGGGCGCTCGCTAGCACGAAGCGGGGATGGTGCCAATCGCTGATTGCGGACCGCTGCGGTGCCGTCCCCTCCCCCTTGAGGGGAGGGGTAGGGGTGGGGGTGCTGCGCGTTTCGCGATCTGGGCATTAGTGGAAGCCGCAGCACCCCCACCCTCGGTCCCTCCCCTCAAGGGGGGAGGGAGGCGCAAGGTCACTCGCGGTGGTTCACTCACCCCTGCTCGAGGGTGAAGATCCAGGCCACTTCCGCATCGGCGGCCACGTCGGCTTCGAGCACAAGTTGGCGCGTCTTGTGGAAGCCGACATAGGCCGATTGGCGGACGCTTTCCTCCTCGCGGAAATGCGCGCCTTCCCAGAGGAAGCTCCAGACCGCGCCATTGGGCAGTACGAGGCGCACGATGCCCTCGCCCTTGTTGCGGCGCACCATGACCCCAGGCGCCAGGTGGAACCGGATGGCCAGGAGCCCCGAGGGATTGCCCTTGGCTACCATGCGGTCCTGGCCGACCAGCGTCGTACCCCCCGAGAGCAGCGTCATGTGACGCTCCAGGGTCACCCCGAAGCGCTTGGCATAACCATCGGAGGCCAGGGTCAGCGAGTGGTCGGCGGTATCGAGCACGAGGCTGGGATTGCCGCTGCCGACCAGGTCCTCGGCGTCGATGGTGGGGCCCGAATGGGCCACGCCCTGGCGAAACAGCCCCTTGCTGTCCGGCAGATCGGCCGGGGCCGGACCGCAGGAGCCCAGGATCAGCTCGCTGCCATGGGAAAATTCGAAGGCGAGGGTGCTGGCATGCAGGTCCCCGTCGAGGCCGGCAGGCGGGAGGAGCCCGGAATCGGCGATCACCACGGCGTCCCCATCGCGCAGGATGCCATAGCCACCTAGCAGCATGGAGCGCCGCTTTCGCCCTGGTCCGTTGGCTTGGATGGCGATAAGCACGTCATGCGGCAGATGTCCGCAGCCGTTGAAATAGGCCGGTTCGCCGCTCGACAGCGTCAGCGCGTCGAGGGCCTCGTGCATGCGGTCGATCTGGGCGCCCAGTTCATTGCCGGCCTCCGACTTCACCCCGGCGGCGATGCGGCGAATGCTCACCAGGTCGACCAGCAGTTGCAGCTGCAGCCGGGCATTGCGCGATTTGTGCAGGCCCTCGGCGTCAAGCTGGCTGGCGAGGATGGCGTTGAGCCTTTCGACCTTTCCGGGCACGTCGGTCTTGTCGCCCTGCTCGCAATATTCGGCGCCCAACAGGGCTATGGCTGCAAAGAGCGCGTCGGCCGGATCGCTCGACAGCGGCCCGCGCACCTTGAGGCTCTGGATCTGCGCGCCCAGCACGCGCTGGACCGTGGTGGCCTCTGCCGCCGTCGCCCCATCAAGCAGCAGCGGCAGGTGGCGCAGCCAGTTGAGCACCCGCTGCGCGGTCAGGGAGGGGGCCCAGGTATCGTGCTGGAAATTGCCCTCGCGACCGATCCAGTCGAGCACCAGCATGCGGGCAAAGCGTCGTTCGCCGGGGTCCCGGACGTCGTGGAAATGGCGCAGCCAGGAAAAGCCATGCAGGTTGAGCCACCAGTCGAGATGGTCGACATCGAGGCTGAAGGGCGAGGCGCCGCCGGTCTCGACCAGCTTGGACGCCAGCAGGTAGCGCCCGGCCATCATGTCGCGCACCGCATCGCGGTCGGCTGGGCGGAATTCGGGCAATTCGCCGGCAAAGGCGTCGTCGGCCAGCCCGCGCCAGGTCCAGCGCAGGATCGGCAGCGTGACCACCGTATCGGCAAAGCCGAAAGCGGCACGGCGCAGCGAATGGGGCAGCGATGGCGCCATCAATGCGCCCGCTCCCGCCATGCGTCATCCGCCAGCGTGGTCCCGATACTGCCCGTCAACGACCCAATCCTCGTTCGGCGCCCTTCCCCAACGGCACCATAACCTTGTTTTTTCAGCGGCGGCGGAAACGCGCCACGAAAAACCCGTCCATGCCGCCCGCGCGGCCACCGGGGTCCATCCCCGGATGCGTGCGCACCAGACCACGTTCGGTCACGGCGCCTGCAAGCCCCGGCAGTTCGGCTGCCGTCACCGGCCACAACTCGAGCCCCGGCAGGGCATCGAGCGCCCAATCGACCTGGCGCTCGCCTTCGTCGGGCTCCAGCGAGCAGACGCAATAGACGAGCACGCCGCCCGCATCAAGGCAACGGAAAGCATTGGTGAGCAGGGCGCGCTGCAGCCGCACGCGGCCGGCGACGTCACCCACCGAGCGATGCCAGATCACTTCGGGGTGGCGGCGGAACGTGCCGGTGGCCGAACAGGGCGCATCAAGCAGCACGCCATCGAACAGCGAGGCCGGCGCATAGGTGCCGGCATCGGCGACCACGGTTTCGGCGGTATAATCGAGCCGGGTGAGGTTCTGCTTGAGCCGTTCCATCCGGGTCGCATCGCTGTCGAGTGCGGTGACGCGGTACCCGGCCTTGATCAGCTGGGCGGTCTTGCCGCCGGGGGCGGCGCACAGATCGAGGACGCGGCCACCGGCCTTCGCCCCGAGCATGCGGGCGGGAATGGCCGAGGCGGCATCCTGCACCCACCACTGGCCCTCGGCATAGCCGGGCAGGGCTTCGACGGGCCGGTCGCGCTGATCGATGCGCACGGTATCTACCATCACCGGCTCAGCGCCGAGCTGGTCGATCAGGTCGGGGTCTTCGGTTTTGAGCGTGAGGTCGAGTGGCGCGCCTGCCAGCAGGGCTGACGAGAAGGCGTCGATGGCCTCTTCTCCATAAGCCTCGAGCCAGGTATCGCCGAAGGTGTCGGGGATCACCAGGTCATCATCGAGCATGCCGAACTTGGCCGAATTGGCCTGGGCATTGCGGAGCACGGCATTCATCAGGCCGCTCAGGTGCCGCGCTTTGGGATCGCGCTTGGTGGCTTCGACGGCGAGGAACAGGGCCGAATGGGCGCCGAGATCGGGCAGGAAAACCAGCTGCGCCAGGCTGAGGCGCAGCACGGCTTCGAAGGTCCCGGACTTGCCCGGCATGCCCTTTTCGAGCAGGGCATGGATAATGAAATTGAGCTGACCCTGCCGGCGCAAAGCGGTGGTGATCAGCCGGTTGGCCAGCGCGCGGTCGCGCCCATCGGCCAGATCGGCCGCAGTCAGTGGCGAGAAATTGTCGCCTCCCAGCACGGATTTCAGCCGTTGAGCGGCAACGAGGCGGAGCTTGAGCCCCGCCGGATCAGGTTTGTTCTGCGCCACGCTTGTTCTTTATCCCCAGGGACCGCGTTGTCCGCCGTCCTCGTCGGTCCGTCCGACGGTCGGCACGCGCCAGCCGCCGCCGATATCGCGACCGGTCGAAACCGGCGCGGGGCGAGGCTGAGGCCTGCGGCCCTTATCGTCCACACGCATCTCCGCCGCAAGCCTGCGCAGGGCCTCGATGCGATTGCCGGTATCGGGGTGCGTGGCAAAGAGATTGTCCATGCGCTGCCCGGAGAGGGGATTGATGATGTACATATGGGCCATGGCCGGGTTGCGCTCGGCGGCAACGTTGACCTGGCGACCGGCCAGGGTGGCGATCTTCTGCAGGGCAGAGGCCAAGGCCAGCGGGTCACCCGAGATCTCTGCGCCATCGCGGTCGGCCTCGTATTCGCGGGTGCGGCTCACCGCCATCTGCACCAGCATGGCAGCAACGGGCGCGAGAAACACCATCAACAGCGTGCCGATGCCGCCCAGCGGGTTGTCGCGATTATTGCCGCCGCCAAAGAACAGGCCGAACTGGGCCAGGGCCGAAATGGCGCCGGCAAAGGTGGCCGTAATGGTCATGGTCAGGGTATCGCGGCTGCGGATATGGGCCAGCTCGTGGGCGACGACGGCGGCGACTTCGCGGGTTTCGAGGTGCTTCAGCAGCCCCGCCGAGACGGCAACCGCGGCGTTTTGCGGATTGCGGCCAGTAGCAAAGGCGTTGGGCTGCTCGGACTGGATGACATAGACCTTCGGGGTCGGGATGCCGGCCTTGCGCGACAGGATATCGACCATGTTGTAGAGCTCGGGCACGCGGCTGCGCTCCACCGGCACGGCATTCTGCATGCGCAGCACCAGCTTGTCGGAATTCCAGTAGCCGAAGAGGTTTGTCACCAGCGCGAAGGCGAAGGCGATCATCATGCCCGAAGCGCCGCCGATGAAGTAACCCACGACCATGAACAAGGCCGTCAGCGCGGCCAGCAGGACGGTGGTACGAAACGCATTGAACATCAGTGAGCCCTTGGGTTCTGTTCTCTGGGCAATTATGTTGGGTAGCCAGTGGTTCCATGCAAGCGGCATGACCAAATCGTAATGCGGACTTGTGCCATGAGCGACGAAGAAACATCCGAAGAGGCGCCCCGCGCCCCGCTGAGCGAAGCAGCCAAGCGGGCGCTTGATGAAGCCAAGGCGCGCCGCGCCGCGATCGACGCCAAGGGTGCCTTCGCACCCAAGGAGCAGGGCGGTCGCGGCGGGTTGGAGCCCGGGCGGTATGGTGACTGGGAGATCAAGGGGCTCACTAGCGATTTTTGAGGCTTGGCACTGGCCCCCCACCCTCCATGTCTTTCCGGCCTTTGCCGGAATGACGCCGTGGGCTACAGCGTGCCCCCCACGAACTTGGCCAGATTCACCAGCGATGAATTCATGCCTTCGGCATGGTCTGCCGCCGATATCCCTTCGGGCACATTCTCCGCGACGAAGCGCACTTCGGTTTCGTCGCCCAGTGATGTGAGCAGCGTTGACATGCGCATGGTGCCCTGAAAGGCTGGGTCGTCGCTGACGAAGTCGACTTCCTGCACGATGCGCTGGTCGGGCACCAACTCAATGAAGCGCGCCTCGGCAATATCCTCGTTGCTGCCGCTCTTGCCCGCTATGGCAGCGTCGTCATAGCGCAGGATCATGCGGTAGCGGCCGCCTGGCCGAGGGTCGAATTCTACCATTTCGCCGGTCATCCCGGATGGTGGCAGCCATTGCTCGAGCGCCCTGGCGGTCACCAGCGCCTGATAAAGCGCGGACGGGGTGGCGCGGATATTGCGGAAGGCGGTGTCGGTGCGGCTCATTTTGTCCTCCAGGGAGGAGAACGCACGGCGCCAGGCCTAGCTCCGCGCCTTCTCGATGGCCGGCAACAGCTCGGTCTCGATTGATTCCGGGGTCAGCGGTCCGACATGCTTGAAGGTGATGATGCCCTGGGCATCAACCACGAAGGTCTCCGGCACGCCATAGACGCCCCAGTCGATGGAGACGCGGCGATCGCGGTCGGCGCCGACGGCGTCGTAGGGATTGCCCAGTTCTGCCAGGAAGGCCCGGGCATTTTCCGTCGCGTCTGCCTGGTTGATGCCGAAAAGGCGCAGGCCCTCCACGTCGCGCAGGGCCATCAGCAGCGGATGCTCGTCGCGGCAGGGAATGCACCAGGAGGCAAAGACGTTGACGACGGTCACCTCGCCCTTGAGCGCCGCGGTATCAAA comes from Devosia oryziradicis and encodes:
- a CDS encoding DUF1674 domain-containing protein, with protein sequence MSDEETSEEAPRAPLSEAAKRALDEAKARRAAIDAKGAFAPKEQGGRGGLEPGRYGDWEIKGLTSDF
- a CDS encoding heparinase II/III family protein → MAPSLPHSLRRAAFGFADTVVTLPILRWTWRGLADDAFAGELPEFRPADRDAVRDMMAGRYLLASKLVETGGASPFSLDVDHLDWWLNLHGFSWLRHFHDVRDPGERRFARMLVLDWIGREGNFQHDTWAPSLTAQRVLNWLRHLPLLLDGATAAEATTVQRVLGAQIQSLKVRGPLSSDPADALFAAIALLGAEYCEQGDKTDVPGKVERLNAILASQLDAEGLHKSRNARLQLQLLVDLVSIRRIAAGVKSEAGNELGAQIDRMHEALDALTLSSGEPAYFNGCGHLPHDVLIAIQANGPGRKRRSMLLGGYGILRDGDAVVIADSGLLPPAGLDGDLHASTLAFEFSHGSELILGSCGPAPADLPDSKGLFRQGVAHSGPTIDAEDLVGSGNPSLVLDTADHSLTLASDGYAKRFGVTLERHMTLLSGGTTLVGQDRMVAKGNPSGLLAIRFHLAPGVMVRRNKGEGIVRLVLPNGAVWSFLWEGAHFREEESVRQSAYVGFHKTRQLVLEADVAADAEVAWIFTLEQG
- a CDS encoding RsmB/NOP family class I SAM-dependent RNA methyltransferase, encoding MAQNKPDPAGLKLRLVAAQRLKSVLGGDNFSPLTAADLADGRDRALANRLITTALRRQGQLNFIIHALLEKGMPGKSGTFEAVLRLSLAQLVFLPDLGAHSALFLAVEATKRDPKARHLSGLMNAVLRNAQANSAKFGMLDDDLVIPDTFGDTWLEAYGEEAIDAFSSALLAGAPLDLTLKTEDPDLIDQLGAEPVMVDTVRIDQRDRPVEALPGYAEGQWWVQDAASAIPARMLGAKAGGRVLDLCAAPGGKTAQLIKAGYRVTALDSDATRMERLKQNLTRLDYTAETVVADAGTYAPASLFDGVLLDAPCSATGTFRRHPEVIWHRSVGDVAGRVRLQRALLTNAFRCLDAGGVLVYCVCSLEPDEGERQVDWALDALPGLELWPVTAAELPGLAGAVTERGLVRTHPGMDPGGRAGGMDGFFVARFRRR
- a CDS encoding DsbE family thiol:disulfide interchange protein — encoded protein: MRYLLFGLPLIALVALVAVFAASINRDPGLVRSVLIDKPAPAFALAAVPELGVPGFDTAALKGEVTVVNVFASWCIPCRDEHPLLMALRDVEGLRLFGINQADATENARAFLAELGNPYDAVGADRDRRVSIDWGVYGVPETFVVDAQGIITFKHVGPLTPESIETELLPAIEKARS
- a CDS encoding SRPBCC domain-containing protein — encoded protein: MSRTDTAFRNIRATPSALYQALVTARALEQWLPPSGMTGEMVEFDPRPGGRYRMILRYDDAAIAGKSGSNEDIAEARFIELVPDQRIVQEVDFVSDDPAFQGTMRMSTLLTSLGDETEVRFVAENVPEGISAADHAEGMNSSLVNLAKFVGGTL
- the htpX gene encoding zinc metalloprotease HtpX, whose protein sequence is MFNAFRTTVLLAALTALFMVVGYFIGGASGMMIAFAFALVTNLFGYWNSDKLVLRMQNAVPVERSRVPELYNMVDILSRKAGIPTPKVYVIQSEQPNAFATGRNPQNAAVAVSAGLLKHLETREVAAVVAHELAHIRSRDTLTMTITATFAGAISALAQFGLFFGGGNNRDNPLGGIGTLLMVFLAPVAAMLVQMAVSRTREYEADRDGAEISGDPLALASALQKIATLAGRQVNVAAERNPAMAHMYIINPLSGQRMDNLFATHPDTGNRIEALRRLAAEMRVDDKGRRPQPRPAPVSTGRDIGGGWRVPTVGRTDEDGGQRGPWG